The following coding sequences are from one Osmia bicornis bicornis chromosome 2, iOsmBic2.1, whole genome shotgun sequence window:
- the LOC114874823 gene encoding HEAT repeat-containing protein 5B isoform X4: MMMELSHSLTLNEDALNQIPEAKRPVFIFEWLRFLDKVLIAAQKSDIKGCQQKLVEQLTKHMQGAPGPPTRRLIARCLATLFSVGDTFLLFDTVNKCNDILRNKDDSPSFLPTKLAAICCVGCMYEKLGRMMGRSYEETVQILIKSLRSAESQTRIEIMHTLEKVCAGMGSAITNVHKEIYKISRHYLTDRVMAVRCAAAKCLLEMLNHAPFLYTTEIESVATLCFRAFEGSNYEVRCAVAKLLGTLVAMTQLPNPKGKNPSVAQNKNCKQISLDEVLNILMSGFLRGGVGFLKGTGEIIKGNSSVNREVRVGVTHAYVVFVQMLGGSWLERNIGALIAHVLELVTNPKAASSHVDAVYSRKCVNFMLHGTIGKLLGEGAQAAACKEIAHIILKQMNSIDFSPENAKDCNQETLFSQHLLVCALQEMGNLILGLGTTACNLLSDQSLSLIDTIMAVLIHPCQAARLAASWCLRCICVAVPSQITPLIDRCVDGIENMRSSPEAIAGYSSALAAVLGSVRLSPLGVPHTKGKIIFNTAEELLRSASQNSRLSLNRTHAGWLLIGAIMTLGTAVVKGLLPRMLLLWRNSFPRSNKELESEKARGDAFTWQVTLEGRAGALSAMHSFLLHCPELLNDDITRRLLTPIESALAMLTNLSPVLKNYGQQLKAPAAMVRLRLYETLLLLPPQTFEVGSYTHLLRMLVSEFTLTENPGNTTTSLLRAVCHANDSVILGTWLQETDHRTIEDQLQPNSAAGSGALEHNPCCLYRPVPQDEIIPGPLPLGVAVIDLSVSLFGQIFPRVANKHRLQMLDHFSECIKHTKSGRQEAIQMNVFTAVLSGLKGLNEAKTGFGQEDVKKSATNLIISALVSSNSILRWAAGEAVGRMAQVISDPKFTAELAQTSFDRLKSARDVASRTGHSLALGCLHKYVGGMGSSQHLITSVSILLALAQDNSSPVVQVWALHALALIADSGGPMFRGYVEPTLSLALTLLLNVPHSYIDVHQCIGKVLSALITTIGPELQGNTSTICMARSSFLCACAIMQDHQDPLVQAEATGCLQQLHLFAPRHVNLSSLVPTLCRTLSSNHLLLRKAAISCLRQLAQREAKEVCEHAMTLANESRDTNVVEGLVITETGLPGVLFSMLDTETDSKLIKDIHDTLTSMLQILAADNLSQWLSLCKDVLTIASEACNNEEVNTINVEDGTADNDNTDAEGDDDQAEFHADESTKQRPTITPRWPTRVFAAQCVRRIVAACVNNKQAHFDLSLAKEMQTTKGKNDFLVLHLSDLVRMAFMAATSDCDPLRLEGLKTLQEIIDKFAKVPEPEFPGHLLLEQFQAQVGAALRPAFAAETASHVTAAACEACSAWIGSGVARDLNDLRRVHQLLVSSLEKLREGHTRPQLYNESLLTLERLAILKAWAEVYVVAMIKDGSALNSKDTFNQNSNQTEEGNVEDFGQFEFQTESLLSLVQPELLSLSQYWLAALRDHALLSLPPEFSSQLPHDGGAFYTTDTMESARPHYAESWAPILHAATLWLNAKGFGFEETNNEVQLSNTANNNNNNNNSDVSTKTNANIERFHLLFGICMEALCSPRASESAQNTETCLNALYTLLDSAWARKVLIADRSLPIELCNVLHRMLLTRESYVIQMIVMEVLKQVMKAAQEDLAERKKAKLNEIAPAHDESNEIQEVDLLGEGEENGELIPGKSLVFAILEVCLCLLVRQIPALNPNPAGTTAILSQKGYIPSEESGKLIAAALNIKESLPTLCSPQGAIAILPTLLYLATGVIKETAVRTDNECNKVASDAPVHAALHCIKNLSTNKYAKDHRSQEQWTGLLQSALAKIIDLAKTGNDETKMDEVTMMLAIAVFVLHATQEVVIAPNLQFPCINHFRHAFQSENVMVKLKCVQTLRTIFLHPERVISTPYIHALAPRLVEYLYSDKSKQVTNDLELSFTLECISTVEALIGVADISNQYVTCNSGDLLQGIQMLTLLVPILINYLLEGEQLQHATKYQLSLHQQSFQWLNKIGPKYPQEFKTLMSQSTELKTKLENAVRFTHQQAQRHTRPVDLVKPQIKITTPSIKLKTDFSNFN; the protein is encoded by the exons atgatGATGGAGTTGAGTCATAGTTTGACCCTCAATGAGGATGCTCTTAATCAAATCCCAGAGGCCAAACGACCagtttttatatttgaatGGTTACGCTTTTTGGATAAAGTTTTGATTGCTGCACAAAAG agTGACATTAAAGGATGTCAACAAAAGCTTGTAGAACAGTTAACTAAACACATGCAAGGGGCACCTGGACCTCCTACACGAAGACTTATCGCAAGATGTCTTGCCACTTTATTTAGTGTTGGCGATACATTTTTGCTTTTTGATACTGTTAATAAGTGCAATGATATTCTTAGAAATAAGGATGATTCTCCAAGCTTTCTTCCAACAAAATT AGCTGCTATATGTTGCGTGGGATGTATGTATGAAAAATTAGGAAGAATGATGGGTAGATCATATGAAGAGACTGTACagattttgataaaatctTTACGTTCTGCGGAATCACAAACAAGAATAGAAATTATGCATACTTTAGAGAAg GTGTGTGCTGGTATGGGTTCTGCAATTACAAATGTTCACAaggaaatatataaaatttctagACATTATCTAACAGATAGAGTTATGGCTGTGAGATGTGCTGCTGCGAAG tgTCTGTTGGAAATGTTAAATCATGCTCCATTTTTATATACTACCGAGATAGAAAGTGTTGCTACACTCTGCTTTAGAGCATTCGAAGGTTCGAACTACGAAGTAAGATGCGCTGTTGCAAAGTTACTTGGTACACTGGTAGCAATGACCCAGCTTCCAAATCCGAAAGGAAAAAACCCTTCAG tggctcagaataaaaattgcaaacaaATTTCACTTGATGAAGTATTGAATATTTTGATGTCTGGATTTCTAAGAGGTGGAGTAGGTTTTTTGAAAGGTACCGGGGAAATCATAAAAGGAAACTCTAGCGTGAATCGTGAAGTTAGAGTTGGAGTCACCCAT GCGTATGTTGTATTTGTTCAAATGTTGGGCGGTTCGTGGCTTGAGCGTAATATCGGTGCATTAATTGCACACGTACTTGAACTCGTGACAAATCCAAAAGCAGCAAGTTCACACGTTGATGCTGTCTACTCTAGGAAATGTGTTAACTTTATGTTACATGGTACTATTGGTAAATTATTAGGTGAAGGAGCTCAAGCTGCTGCATGTAAAGAAATAGCGCATATTATCTTAAAGCAAATGAACTCTATTG aTTTCAGTCCAGAAAATGCAAAGGATTGTAATCAAGAAACATTATTCAGTCAGCATTTACTTGTATGTGCATTACAAGAAATGGGAAATTTGATTCTTGGGTTGGGTACAACTGCTTGTAATTTATTAAGCGATCAATCCTTAA GCTTAATTGACACGATTATGGCTGTTTTGATTCATCCATGTCAAGCGGCTAGACTTGCAGCTTCCTGGTGTTTGCGCTGTATTTGTGTAGCAGTTCCGAGTCAAATAACACCTCTCATTGACCGCTGTGTGGATGGTATCGAAAATATGCGTAGCTCACCGGAAGCAATAGCTGGATATAGCAGTGCTTTAGCTGCGGTTCTTGGTAGTGTTCGTTTATCGCCTCTTGGCGTTCCCCACACGAAAggaaaa ATTATCTTCAATACCGCAGAAGAACTTTTAAGAAGTGCGAGTCAAAATAGTCGTTTATCATTGAACAGAACACATGCCGGATGGCTTTTAATTGGAGCTATAATGACTCTTG gTACAGCAGTGGTTAAAGGATTATTACCCAGAATGTTATTATTATGGAGAAATTCTTTCCCTCGTTCAAATAAAGAACTTGAAAGTGAAAAAGCTAGAGGTGATGCTTTTACATGGCAAGTAACTTTGGAAGGTCGAGCTGGCGCGTTATCTGCTATGCACAGTTTTCTATTGCATTGTCCAGAACTTTTAAATGATGACATTACACGACGACTTTTAACACCAATTGAGTCTGCATTGGCAATGCTGACAAA ttTGTCACCcgtgttaaaaaattatggaCAACAATTGAAAGCCCCTGCTGCGATGGTTCGTTTGCGTTTGTACGAAACATTGTTATTGTTGCCACCTCAAACTTTTGAAG TAGGTTCTTATACGCATCTCCTGAGAATGTTGGTATCCGAATTCACCCTAACTGAAAATCCTGGAAACACTACAACTTCGTTATTACGCGCGGTTTGTCATGCTAATGATTCTGTGATCCTTGGTACATGGTTACAAGAAACTGATCACCGTACAATAGAAGATCAA CTACAACCAAATAGCGCTGCAGGATCCGGAGCTCTGGAACACAATCCATGTTGTCTTTACAGACCGGTACCACaa GATGAAATAATTCCTGGTCCTTTACCTTTGGGAGTTGCTGTTATTGATTTATCTGTGTCATTGTTTGGTCAAATCTTCCCACGTGTAGCGAACAAACATAGATTACAGATGTTAGATCATTTCAGCGAATGTATAAAACATACAAAATCTGGTAGACAGGAAGCGATCCAGATGAATGTGTTCACAGCTGTGCTAAGTGGGTTGAAAGGTTTGAATGAAGCAAAAACTGGATTTGGCCAGGAAGATGTTAAGAAATCTGCaactaatttaattatt AGCGCTTTAGTAAGCAGCAATTCGATATTAAGATGGGCAGCCGGAGAAGCTGTTGGAAGAATGGCACAAGTTATATCAGATCCCAAGTTTACAGCGGAATTGGCACAAACAAGTTTCGATCGTTTAAAATCTGCTCGGGATGTTGCAAGTAGAACTGGCCATTCCTTAGCATTAGGATGCCTCCATAAATATGTAGGTGGAATGGGATCTAGCCAACATCTAATCACAAGTGTCAGCATCCTGCTTGCACTTGCACAAGATAATTCCTCTCCTGTAGTACAAGTATGGGCACTACATGCTCTTGCACTTATTGCTGATTCTGGTGGACCAATGTTTCGAGGCTACGTTGAACCTACATTGTCCTTAGCATTAACTCTTCTTCTCAATGTTCCTCATTCTTATATAGATGTACATCAATGTATAGGGAAAGTATTATCAGCTCTTATTACAACCATAGGACCAGAATTACAAG GTAATACTTCGACAATCTGTATGGCACGGTCATCGTTCTTATGCGCGTGTGCTATCATGCAAGATCATCAAGATCCTCTTGTACAAGCTGAAGCGACAGGATGTCTTCAACAGTTACATTTATTTGCACCGAGACACGTCAATTTATCTTCTCTTGTCCCTACGTTATGT CGAACTTTATCAAGCAATCATTTGCTTTTACGTAAAGCCGCGATATCTTGTCTTCGTCAACTTGCCCAACGAGAAGCAAAAGAAGTATGCGAACACGCGATGACGTTAGCTAATGAAAGCCGAGATACTAACGTGGTGGAAGGTCTTGTTATCACAGAAACCGGTCTTCCGGGCGTCTTATTTAGTATGCTGGACACAGAAACTGAtagcaaattaattaaagatattCATGATACGTTGACCAGTATGCTGCAAATTTTAGCTGCAGATAATTTATCTCAATGGTTATCTTTGTGTAAAGATGTTCTTACAATAGCTTCAG AGGCGTGCAATAACGAAGAAGTAAATACCATCAACGTTGAAGATGGTACCGCGGATAATGATAATACAGATGCCGAAGGGGATGATGATCAAGCTGAATTTCATGCCGATGAATCTACTAAACAACGGCCAACTATTACTCCACGATGGCCAACCAGAGTTTTTGCAGCTCAGTGCGTTAGAAGGATCGTGGCTGCTTgtgtaaataataaacaagCACATTTTGATCTTTCCTTAGCGAAGGAAATGCAAACGACTAAGGGGAAAa ACGATTTTCTGGTGTTGCATCTTTCTGATTTAGTACGAATGGCATTTATGGCCGCGACTAGTGATTGTGATCCTTTACGACTCGAAGGTCTAAAGACGCTACAAGAAATTATAGATAAATTTGCCAAAGTTCCCGAACCAGAATTTCCTGGACACCTGTTGCTCGAGCAGTTCCAAGCCCAg GTCGGAGCTGCGTTGAGGCCTGCATTCGCAGCGGAAACAGCGTCCCATGTTACAGCTGCGGCTTGCGAAGCTTGTAGCGCTTGGATCGGAAGTGGAGTTGCTAGAGATCTTAACGATCTTCGTAGGGTACATCAACTTCTCGTGTCTTCTTTAGAAAAATTGAGGGAGGGACATACAAGACCTCAGCTgtacaatgaaagtttgttaACTCTTGAAAGATTAGCGATTTTGAAAGCTTGGGCAGAG gTATACGTGGTTGCTATGATAAAAGACGGTTCTGCGTTAAACAGCAAGGACACGTTCAATCAAAATTCAAACCAAACCGAAGAGGGAAATGTTGAAGATTTTGGACAATTTGAATTTCAGACTGAAAGTTTGTTGAGTTTAGTGCAACCAGAATTGCTTAGTTTAAGTCAGTACTGGTTAGCTGCTCTGAGAGATCACGCGTTACTCTCGTTACCACCAG AATTTTCCAGTCAATTACCCCACGATGGGGGTGCGTTCTATACAACGGATACGATGGAATCAGCTCGACCCCATTATGCAGAATCATGGGCACCTATTTTGCATGCCGCAACGCTTTGGCTGAATGCAAAAGGATTTGGATTCGAAGAAACTAACAATGAAGTGCAACTATCGAATACGgctaataacaataataataataacaatagtgaCGTTTCTACTAAAACTAACGCTAATATTGAacgttttcatttattatttg GTATATGTATGGAGGCTTTATGCAGTCCTCGAGCTTCGGAATCTGCTCAAAATACAGAAACGTGTTTAAATGCTTTATACACTTTGTTAGATTCTGCCTGGGCACGTAAGGTTTTGATCGCAGATCGTTCATTACCGATTGAATTGTGTAATGTTCTTCACAGAATGCTTCTAACTAGAGAAAGTTACGTGATCCAGATGATAGTAATGGAAGTTTTAAAACAAGTAATGAAAGCAGCGCAGGAAGATTTagcagaaagaaaaaaggctAAACTGAACG AAATAGCACCAGCACACGACGAAAGTAATGAAATTCAAGAAGTAGATTTGCTaggagaaggagaagagaatGGTGAGCTTATTCCAGGCAAATCGTTGGTATTTGCCATTCTAGAAGTATGTCTCTGTCTTTTGGTTCGACAAATTCCAGCACTGAATCCTAATCCTGCTGGAACAACAGCAATATTATCCCAAAAAGGGTATATACCATCAGAAGAAAGTGGAAAACTTATAGCAGCTGCATTGAATATAAAAGAGTCTCTTCCTACTTTATGTTCCCCTCAAGGAGCTATAGCAATTTTACCAACATTACTGTATTTAGCAACTGGTGTAATCAAAGAAACTGCAGTGCGCACGGACAATGAATGCAACAAAGTAGCATCAGATGCACCAGTGCATGCAGCTTTACACTGTATAAAAAATCTTAGTACaaataaatatgcaaaggATCATAGAAGTCAGGAACAGTGGACAGGTCTTTTACAAAGTGCTCTTGCTAAAATCATTGATCTGGCTAAAACAG gAAATGACGAAACAAAAATGGACGAAGTAACGATGATGTTAGCTATTGCAGTGTTTGTTCTTCATGCTACACAAGAAGTTGTAATTGCGCCAAATCTTCAGTTTCCGTGTATCAATCATTTTAGACACGCTTTTCAATCAGAAAATGTAATG GTCAAATTAAAATGCGTTCAAACATTGAGAACGATATTTTTACATCCAGAACGTGTAATAAGTACACCTTATATCCATGCACTAGCTCCAAGATTAGTAGAATATCTATATAGTGATAAGAGCAAACAAGTTACAAATGATTTAGAGTTATCTTTTACTCTGGAATGTATTAGCACTGTCGAGGCTCTTATAGGAGTTGCTGATATTTCTAATC AATATGTTACATGCAATTCAGGAGACCTTCTACAAG GAATACAGATGTTAACTTTACTTGTgccaattttaattaattatctattGGAGGGAGAACAACTTCAGCATGCTACTAAATATCAACTGAGTCTTCATCAACAGAGTTTTCAATGGCTTAATAAAATAGGACCAAAATATCCGCAG GAATTTAAAACGTTGATGTCACAATCTACAGaattgaaaaccaaattaGAAAACGCTGTACGATTCACTCATCAACAAGCACAGAGGCATACCCGACCAGTAGATCTCGTAAAACCACAAATAAAGATCACTACACCATCTATTAAACTAAAAacagatttttcaaacttcaaTTAA